Sequence from the Acipenser ruthenus chromosome 52, fAciRut3.2 maternal haplotype, whole genome shotgun sequence genome:
CCATAAACACTAAAcattctcattaacagcaccacctcctcaacactccccaccccacactgtatactctcaatccatcacctctcattaacagcaccccctcctcaacactccccaccccacactgtatactctcaaaccatcacttctcattaacagcaccccctcctcaacactccccaccccacactgtatactctcaatccatcacttctcattaacagcatcccctcctcaacactccccaccccacactgtatactctcaatccatcacttctcattaacagcaccccctcctcaacactccccaccccacactgtatactctcaatccatcacttctcattaacagcaccccctcctcaacactccccaccccacactgtatactctcaatccatcacttctcattaacagcaccccctcctcaacactccccaccccacactgtatactctcaatccatcacttctcattaacagcaccccctcctcaacactccccaccccacactgtatactctcaatccatcacttctcattaacagcaccccctcctcaacactccccaccccacactgtatactctcaatccatcacttctcatgaacagcaccccctcctcaacactccccaccccacactgtatactctcaatccatcacttctcattaacagcaccccctcctcaacactccccaccccacactgtatactctcaatccatcacttctcattaacagcaccccctcctcaacactccccaccccacactgtatactctcaatccatcacttctcattaacagcaccccctcctcaacactccccaccccacactgtatactctcaatccatcacttctcattaacagcaccccctcctcaacactccccaccccacactgtatactctcaatccatcacttctcattaacagcaccccctcctcaacactccccactccacactgtatactctcaatccatcacttctcattaacagcaccccctcctcaacactccccactccacactgtatactctcaatccatcacttctcattaacagcaccccctcctcaacactccccactccacactgtatactctcaatccatcacttctcattaacagcaccccctcctcaacactccccaccgcAGCACtcctactttgtatatgatgtagaacaCGTGATTGTATACATActtacaatactctttcaaataatgAACTTGCGGTTCTTAAGGACGTGCCTGTAAAAACTCACTGCTGTGGCTAATTTTACTAAAGTTACTAGTTTTGTATTCCAatgctatatatttatttgtcTCTTTTGTGAGACAGCATTGTATTTCATATCAATAGTTATCtgtatgttttctcttttttgtttaaCCAGTTTTAATGTATTGCTCTCATTTGAATGTTTCCTTTTCATAATCAGGTGTAACTGATGTGATGCCATGTGTAGAATTAagttaaatcttgtattttttccccagatttacaaatgttgtgaaaataaataaatattgttttaaatgtgtgcattccgaaataatttataaatctagttacaagatttaacatttaggtaaatatttaactaaatcttaaatctcttaacaagatttaacattgagctaaatatttaactggctaGCTAAATCTGGAGGTTCTATGCAAATGAGCTCAGCCCGCTTCctgctttcacgcgatttgattggctcttgtaatgttgaaatttacATATTTACCAATTAACATAACAAGAGTcaatcaaatcacaaatacttggtgataaaatgtatggtataataataataataataataataataataataataataataattaacaaaattaaCATCACAACTTAATGCTGAAAGACTTCATATTTAGATTGttctaaagaaacacatgaaTAGACTTTGTATTTTAATAGCGATCAAACACATTGCTTAGTATTTCTTTCCTCTCTCAGATATGTGGTGAGGAGATTTGGTTAATTCAGTTAAATCTGATATCCCAGAAACTCTAgctgacatactgctttgtctttaaacTCAAACAAGTGCTATACTACTTAGTGGCAAATGCATAGAATTGATTTTCAGCTGAATCTGTGTAGAGATCTGAAATTGCAATTAACTGCAGTTCTTTGTTTTTCCCAGCAGGGGGCGACAATGTCTCAGTGTTGGAGGTGTCATTTTCGGATTTATCTGTTCGCTAAATGTTGatgccaagtgtaaaataaagatttatgttccatgtattttttcacagaattatttgttagattcccagatttaacatgtcagctgaatgttgacttgccaagagtaaaaaaaaacaagatttaaacatTGAAGCATTTTATTCAGATTTAATTGTCATGTTgtctttaaatgttgaatttgtgatacgcgtTTTCAACAATGTTAAAtgatatctgaaagtacacatttcaaaaagtTGAAATATGTCTTGTTAAAGTGTATGTATTAAGATAAAACTggattttttaaaagttaaatccgggaaaaaaaacaacacctggttaatatttgtgcattttttattACACCTGGCGCCCCATATTATCAAGAGCAGGGAGGAAACATGATTTGTACTAATAAGCAATAATGCCTTTTTATTTACTGACATATAAATACATTGACATGTTAAGAAAAactgtatttgtatgtatattttagATCTGATATTTCCCTATGTGGGTCCGTGTGAGATAttgaactttctttttttttttttacgcaccGCTATCTTTTGTTGTTATCTGAACATGTCTGAAACACGCCTTTGCTTTGTGGTTCAGCTTTTCTTTATTCTGAAATTGTGGAATTTAGTGCCATCTAGCGGCCACGGTTCGTATTTTTCCTCCCAAAGTAGAAAAAACAGTCCAAGCTGTTTTCACCACATGCAAAGGAGGAACTCATTTGACGAATCGATATGTATTTTTCATCAGCCGCCTGCATAGACTGTATATGAGACCGCATTTTAGAAGCAGGTATAACTGTAGGCATACATGTCGTTGACCAGAAAAGTGAAGCGACTCCATCAGACCCCAGAACCAAACCCCAACATTACACTCttgtataattaattattaacaaatacgtttctgTTGATATTTGAGTTGTTtagtttaattcatatttttagtAACCTATTGGCTTATTTCAGGGTCACCAGTTAAACATTATAAAACATCAGATTTTTTCTCAATTTGTAGAAAATGGATTGTTCAATATTGATaagacaataaaacacaaacttgAGTAaggaatgtattatttattacacaGGCTAATCATTAGCAACATGAATACATTAGttaactcttgaccggagggtcatgggttcaatccccggtgaggacactgctgctgtatccttgagcaaggtacattacctagactgctccagtaaaaacccaactgtataaatgggtaattgtatgtaaaaataatatgatatcttgtaacaattgtaagtggccctggataagggcgtcagctaagaaataaataataataataataataataataataataataataataataataataataataataataataacatggattTGGCTTTAGAAATATATgcatttattgtttcatttattttagaagAATAAGAAAACAGTTTCATATTTGTCTTGTTTACTGACTGGGTGAATAAGTCAGCTCTATATTAACCCAAGTCCTGCAGACTCTGCTGTGTAACATAACTTACTATCCCAGTTATATTATCAAGATATgctaaatgggggggggggtagtaattgacctttacatttaaaaacttaagaacataagaaagtttacaaacgagagaaggccattcagcccatcttgcttgtttggttgttagtagcttattgatcccagaatcccatcaagcagcttcttgaaggatcccaggatgtcagcttcaacaacattactggggacttggttacagaccctcacaattctctgtaaaaaagtggctcctgttgtctgttctgaatgcccctttatctaatctccatttgtgacccctggtctgtgtttcttttttcaggttgaaaaagtcccctgggtcgacattgtcagtaacCTTTAGGATTTTTTAATGCTTCAATCAAATCacagtgtagtcttctttgttcaagactgaacagattcaattattttagtctgtctgcatatgacatgccttttaaacccgagataattctggttgctcttctttgcactctttctagagcagcaatatcctttttgtaacgaggtgaccagaactgaacataatattctagttgaggtcttactaatgcattgtaaagttttaacattacttcccttgatttaaattcaacacttttcacaatatatccgagcatcttgttgtccttttttatagcttccccatattgtctagatgaagacatttctgagtcaacataaactcctaggtctttttcatagattccttcttcaatttcagtatctccctgtgacagagatcgaataattcttggtgttagatctccctctcgacctgtgagggcactgtgtaaagggaacagagtacccttaactaaatggcaagacaatttattccatagggtaggtggaagtcagtcatttaggagagggacggagctacggtatccaaactcaatgaccccgacggtAAACAGCGTGGCATcagaggattggaggagcggatgcgctcgttaacttaggggtcatgagcgaggatataaataggtgGGTAGCGTACGTGTTTacaaaaaccgaagtgatacacgccgctgtaatcacttccaacattattatttacaggtatttgcatttaaggctctggacattgtaatttatcaataaacatccttgcacctgttagtaattgtctgtgtgattcgtacctgcactgcactcacctgtatccactcaccactttgccacactcccatatgatatttataatgcacatttttatagcctgcgtgcagtactttacacttttctctattaaatgtaatttgccataaatctccccagttctgaatgctgtctagatcatagTACCACTCCTCCTatgtttgtgtcgtctgcaaatttaacaagtttgcttactataccgtaatcattaatgtagatttatCATGAATATTAATCATTCAGTTATTGCAATTATATAACAGACTATGATTTCATCAATTTGGTTACTAATACATCCATTCAAATTCTTCAAAGTTAACTTAagatacttattattattattatttatttatttcttagcagacacccttatccagggcgacttacaattgttaaaagatatcacattatttttacatacaattacaataatttttacacattatttttacataaaattacccatttatatagttgggtttttactggagcaaactaggtaaagtaccttgctcaagggtacagcagcagtgtcccccacctgggattgaacccacgaccctccggtcaagattcgagagccctcaccactactccacatttatattataaataaacacgttCATTTTAATATACGCCTATTTGATTCACTTTTAATATTCATTACGGGGGCTTGCTTAATATTCATAAGAAAGGAGGAGGCGAGCAGTCGTGTTTTACGTGACGTAATTTTGGCGCTTCTGAAAAGAGAAGCACATTTTGAATCCAGCACCATTGCAAAAACAGTGAAAACCGGTTTTTATTTccagccactagatggcagtataaaccCATTGTTTTGGGAAGGTCCCCACTGAAATCTGCAGTCAAATTTCCTGAAATCTGCAAAGAGAAAAGCGCGTTTCTCTGCAAAGAACTTGTCAAATTCTGCGGCAaagactttttaatgaaaaacagtgttgacgagtattaataaataagaaaaagtcacagttagttaaattcaatgttttattaaatcacataaacaaactgaaaaaaatcagaacaaaaatgtttgccatattttatggaaatcaaagaataagaaaaaaatattaaaaaataacatacaataaagcaaacttaatttcacctttttaaaaactgttacagccCTGACTATTGATGCCATTTTTAAAACTTTAGTAAAACAAGTGAAACCCTTGAGAACATATTCTCATTTCCAATAACGCCTTgttaccagactgtgccttttaGAAAGTGCTCCATTTGTAGCCCAAAGTAATACACTACCCATAATGCAATGCACGTCATATCCACAGATATTGATGCGtgttattgttacaatgtttagtaacagtgatgtaaacactaaaGGCTGTGTATCATACAGCTTAGTACTTTGCTTAAAAATATTGGTAATACTTTAAaactattgtatatatatatatatatatatatatatatatatatatatatatatatatacacacagttgtagtcaaaagtttacataccccaatggaaatgtataatttctagaaatttctcaaaaacaaataattataggaaaacaTTTTTGAAGCAATAGTTTTGTAAACTaaagtatgtaaacttttgactacagctgtatatatacagggtcacagccagccatgaaaaatgacGAGGCGCTTGCCCGTGCACATTGGAATATTAATAAGATGGATTCGCTAAACTGCGGGCTGCCAAGGGAATGTATTATTCCTTGTTATTAGGCTGATACGTACTTCTGTCTAATCAACAGTTTTACTTTGCCTCACATATAGGGACAATCAACATGATTCATGTGAAACCCATTcattgctaaaaaaacaaacaaacaaataattcacctcgtttcgctctgcaggtggcgccgttttaccccctaactttcatccaaagttgtgtcagattgaacattcccttcactcgaggagtggagaggacagacagggagttcaatacaaaggtttTCTTACaacacagtctagttcagctggcagattgttacagtggaATTATAATCAAGCTCAAatccaggatagagcggctcagtgaatgtggtttggaatctgtgcaggagggtcattgtgtcagagacaccataaaaggacagcgtgccggcattaaagtccagatacacgcCTATTCTGGGGGAGCAGGGGGCAGTTATTCCAgtgtgattgttattgtgccaggcagtgtaactggaaccagagcaggacaaactccaggacttgtcattgaatccaaggaAACAGGAATGATCccatcctttcctgctgattcctttatatgtgactcctatatcaGCCCATTCCCCactgcactcaatctcccagtaacagcgagtcccagacaaaacCTCTATGCAAAGCACTTGGAGATAGTAATTAAATCTCTCTAAGTGATCAGGATATTGCTGGGTCTCTCcccatgtcacctttctgttcccttcagacagacagagctttCTATATGCAGTGTtagggtccagtgtgagctgacaagtatctgattgaagagaagaagacggttagaggagagacggttagaaaagtcaaatcactgagaaaatctccACTAGGTTTGAATGGTACAGAACCAACAAAAAGAGAGACTGATTGAGGCAAAGTGGCTAGTGATTGTGAataggtgtagcggtgatgcagtgcaggagaAACCACAAACAATTGTAATCTGGTTTGGAAAggggttttattttataatccaggtctggcaacCAAATAATAAAGCCCGgaaatacacaacgatgtgtattgcacggAGATAAGAACAGTgttacagtcccaaacaataaacacacgtATCTCTTGTACAAAcgcggtcaccagtcctgggtgcgcgctgtagtgctcgtggtgggtgatacagtttatagTGACAATacagtgaagtgctgttccgggttttattgctggcctttagcgacagctctggaacgtgtttagccgtctggtgattgaataaacaagacaattactgacaagaccaaacaaacaaacactcactcacGAATACTCTTTCCTCACAGGCAGTAACTACTGCGGCTCTACGTCCTTCTAGGTCATGCACacaacccaagcgaaggaaaagattagTGTTTCTCTGGCCCCTAAATGCTATcccgcatgaccccttggtaaacaattgcatctgtgtttattacttgcagctgctacctcgtttaccttccagcaACAGAGTCTCACTTCCTTCCAGGCTTCCCGgccccggaaacgaactgtcaggccagcccatccagaCCCTTCTCCTtttgctatttattattattattattcatttcttagcagatgcccttatccagggcgacttacaattgttacaagatatcacattatacattatttcacattatacagatatcacattatttttacatacaattacccatttatacagttgggtttttactggagcaatctaggtaaagtaccttgctcaagggtacaacagcagtgtccctcactggggattgaacccacaaccctccggtcaagagtccagagcactaaccattactccacactcaCCTGGTCAGGAGAGAGATTTCAAACCAGAATTTATTGTTTTTCTGTCacacatacattttgtttaaaatgactGACAGACACCCTTATTCTGGTCCTTTACTATTGCAAATTAAACTAATCAAACACCAAGGGGGAATACCAAAGAACAGGAAGTGCTGCATTGCTCGCCCACGCCTGCCTTATATGCACATTTCTGATTTCTAACTCGATAAGAAGTTACGCGCTACAGATTGcatcaaaatgaaaacaattcagAGTAAATCTAATTGTTAGCACATTTCAGAATCAATAGCCTTTACAATTATTAACCCAGATGGGGGAGACACACTGTTGCTGTAGCCTTCAGCAAGGTATTTTACTtagattcctccagtaaaaaaacaaaaaaaacaagttgaTTGAACTTCTTTCTCAGCAGCCATTGCATTTCTGTTAGAACTTGTCTTTACCCTGAAGCCATGTATTGTTCTATGGAAACAGGGTGTTGGCTTAATTCTTAGCAATGCGGGGCCTCATTTGCAAAAGGTCCTTATTAGCCGGTATTGGACAAGTTACTAAATCTCTTGATTGAATATGACCATGAGCAGAACAGAAAGCGAGTCAAGAGTTAAACAGACACAGCCATGTCACTGACATCTGCAAATACTGCATTGGTCTACTCTTTCACTTAAAGCATTAACTTATACTTTTATCAATCAGTTTCTCAGTTGGGGGGATCTGGTGTTAATGTAGCAGCAGACTAAGCTCTGATCTGGGCTGGCTCGGTAGTTAACCCAGCAC
This genomic interval carries:
- the LOC117970439 gene encoding tripartite motif-containing protein 16-like protein — encoded protein: MGWPDSSFPGPGSLEGSETLLLEGNRKVTWGETQQYPDHLERFNYYLQVLCIEVLSGTRCYWEIECSGEWADIGVTYKGISRKGWDHSCFLGFNDKSWSLSCSGSSYTAWHNNNHTGITAPCSPRIGVYLDFNAGTLSFYGVSDTMTLLHRFQTTFTEPLYPGFELDYNSTVTICQLN